From a region of the Marinomonas mediterranea MMB-1 genome:
- a CDS encoding sirohydrochlorin chelatase, whose translation MSNATQAKKGIMICGHGSRDKDAEREFGLVAEGLKKRFPDLPVEYGFLEFSAPNIHMGLNRLLEEGVDDIYAIPGMLFAATHAKNDIPSVLTTYEDKNAGLSVTYGRELGLQEDMIEAFQARIYESLGIDPNNPPDSLYDTMLVVVGRGTSDTSANAEAAKLTRIVNENMGFGWADTVYSGVTYPSVGVGLDKLIKLGFKRIVVAPYFLFTGRLIKRIQGYVDKVTQENPSIEFIQAHYLSDHERVIDAFENRVNEIMDGSLSRQSEETLMSSFKRRLAAGEVDVHHHHAEYVDPEDDTQGLSVSDHSHSHSHDHSHDDSHSHDHSHDDSHSHDHSHDDSHSHDHSHDQHSHSHGHSHSHGEGHHHHGVYQHIGHPMGPRTMIGENICCCFMGQFTADILEEEKHRINDDCTKTAFAHKK comes from the coding sequence ATGAGTAACGCAACACAAGCCAAAAAAGGCATCATGATTTGCGGCCACGGAAGCCGTGACAAAGACGCGGAGCGTGAATTTGGCTTAGTGGCCGAAGGGTTAAAAAAGCGTTTTCCTGACTTGCCAGTCGAATATGGCTTTCTAGAGTTTTCAGCCCCTAATATTCACATGGGACTTAATCGTCTGCTGGAAGAGGGGGTTGATGACATTTACGCAATACCGGGTATGTTGTTTGCGGCAACACACGCAAAGAATGACATTCCTTCTGTGCTGACTACATACGAAGATAAGAACGCTGGTCTGAGTGTTACATATGGGCGTGAATTGGGCTTGCAAGAAGACATGATCGAGGCTTTTCAGGCCCGTATATATGAATCGCTTGGTATTGATCCAAACAATCCACCGGATTCTTTGTATGACACCATGCTGGTTGTTGTGGGAAGAGGAACATCCGATACATCTGCGAACGCAGAAGCGGCTAAATTGACGCGTATTGTGAATGAGAATATGGGGTTTGGCTGGGCAGATACGGTTTATTCAGGCGTCACTTACCCCTCGGTTGGAGTTGGCTTAGATAAACTCATAAAGCTTGGTTTTAAGCGAATCGTTGTCGCACCTTATTTCTTATTTACTGGGCGTTTAATTAAGCGTATCCAAGGCTACGTTGACAAAGTGACGCAAGAAAATCCTAGTATTGAGTTTATTCAAGCGCATTATTTAAGTGATCATGAGCGCGTGATTGATGCCTTCGAAAACCGAGTGAATGAAATCATGGATGGTTCGTTAAGTCGTCAATCGGAAGAAACATTAATGAGTTCGTTTAAGCGTCGCTTAGCTGCGGGTGAGGTTGATGTGCACCATCATCACGCTGAGTACGTGGATCCTGAGGACGACACTCAAGGGCTGTCTGTGTCTGATCATTCACACAGTCACTCGCATGACCATTCCCATGATGACAGTCACTCGCATGACCATTCCCATGATGACAGTCACTCTCATGATCATTCCCATGATGACAGTCACTCTCATGATCATTCGCACGACCAGCATTCACACAGTCATGGTCATTCCCATAGTCATGGAGAAGGCCACCACCATCATGGCGTTTACCAGCATATTGGTCACCCAATGGGGCCTCGTACAATGATTGGTGAAAACATTTGTTGCTGTTTTATGGGGCAATTTACAGCCGATATTCTGGAAGAAGAGAAGCACAGAATTAATGACGATTGCACAAAAACTGCATTTGCTCATAAAAAGTAA